From the genome of Streptacidiphilus rugosus AM-16, one region includes:
- a CDS encoding cupin domain-containing protein: MPFIRSTEAQVHEIHGVRFHGYANPATGSKEICAWRGEIPAGTAGQAHTITKEEILYVLEGRLLFTLDGERAELRPGDVLLANPGSTLRVDNESGAPATIWTTTSIGLEAVMADGSRLAPPWAN, from the coding sequence ATGCCCTTCATCCGCAGCACCGAGGCCCAGGTCCACGAGATCCACGGCGTCCGTTTCCACGGCTATGCGAACCCCGCCACCGGCAGCAAGGAGATCTGCGCCTGGCGCGGCGAGATCCCGGCCGGCACCGCGGGCCAGGCCCACACGATCACCAAGGAGGAGATCCTCTACGTGCTCGAGGGCCGCCTGCTCTTCACCCTCGACGGCGAGCGCGCCGAACTCCGTCCCGGCGACGTCCTGCTGGCCAACCCGGGCAGCACCCTCCGCGTCGACAACGAGAGCGGAGCCCCGGCGACCATCTGGACCACCACCTCGATCGGCCTCGAAGCGGTGATGGCCGACGGCTCCCGACTCGCCCCGCCGTGGGCGAACTGA
- a CDS encoding type 2 periplasmic-binding domain-containing protein: MSAKLRLLAAATGAALLAVGAGTAHADPVGAPTYRQLAGVGSDTTQGVMDAMGNAITINGTKVIGSYDAVGSTTISTQAAAACQNVARPNGSGAGRTALLNSLGAANGCLQFSRSSSLNLAASSPGLTYVPFAVDAVTYAITPGSVLPRTLTLTDLHGIYTCDPNYVGTAPNYSVHPLLPQAGSGTRSFWETTVGIADADVVAGKYPCVSDTKNGKPIEEHDGRVLDDSSIAPFSIAQFIAQGAGTIADLRGSAVLGSINGTPSLLLNTGSAATREVYNVIPTQSVGTAPWSTVFAGPSALICQQQSIIRSYGFGIDPSCGDTSKTS, from the coding sequence ATGAGTGCCAAGCTCAGGCTCCTCGCCGCCGCCACCGGCGCCGCGCTCCTCGCCGTCGGCGCGGGCACCGCGCACGCGGACCCGGTCGGCGCGCCCACCTACCGTCAGCTCGCGGGCGTGGGCTCCGACACCACCCAGGGCGTCATGGACGCCATGGGCAACGCGATCACGATCAACGGCACCAAGGTCATCGGCTCCTACGACGCCGTCGGGTCGACCACCATCTCCACCCAGGCCGCCGCCGCGTGCCAGAACGTGGCGCGCCCGAACGGTTCCGGCGCCGGTCGCACCGCGCTGCTCAACTCGCTCGGCGCGGCCAACGGCTGCCTGCAGTTCTCCCGTTCCTCCAGCCTGAACCTGGCCGCGTCCAGCCCCGGCCTCACCTACGTGCCCTTCGCCGTCGACGCGGTCACCTACGCGATCACGCCGGGCAGCGTCCTGCCGCGCACGCTCACCCTGACCGACCTGCACGGCATCTACACCTGCGACCCCAACTACGTCGGCACCGCGCCGAACTACAGCGTCCACCCGCTGCTGCCGCAGGCCGGCTCCGGCACCCGCTCCTTCTGGGAGACCACGGTCGGCATCGCCGACGCGGACGTGGTGGCCGGCAAGTACCCGTGCGTCAGCGACACCAAGAACGGCAAGCCGATCGAGGAGCACGACGGCCGCGTCCTCGACGACAGCTCCATCGCGCCCTTCTCCATCGCCCAGTTCATCGCCCAGGGCGCGGGCACCATCGCCGACCTGCGCGGCTCCGCCGTGCTGGGCAGCATCAACGGCACCCCGTCGCTGCTGCTCAACACCGGCTCCGCGGCCACCCGCGAGGTCTACAACGTGATCCCGACCCAGAGCGTCGGCACCGCGCCGTGGAGCACCGTCTTCGCCGGTCCGAGCGCGCTGATCTGCCAGCAGCAGTCGATCATCCGCAGCTACGGCTTCGGCATCGACCCGAGCTGCGGCGACACCTCGAAGACCAGCTGA
- a CDS encoding phosphate ABC transporter ATP-binding protein: MTAPAQPEQTLILPAPRPAARPGGLEAREVSAWFGRHQVLDRVSLAMPAGRVTALIGPSGCGKSTFLRILNRMHELVPDAALAGEVLLDGADIYRPDLRLTDARRRIGMVFQKPNPFPAMSVYDNVVAGLKLTGIRAGRAERDHLVQECLTRAGLWAEVRDRLRQPGGALSGGQQQRLCIARSLAVRPEVLLMDEPCSALDPGSTRRIEETIRELVHEVTIVIVTHNMQQAARVSDQCAFFLASQGVPGGIVEHGPTRAMFDAPRDPRTADYVEGRFG; encoded by the coding sequence ATGACTGCCCCCGCGCAACCGGAGCAGACCCTGATCCTGCCCGCGCCACGCCCGGCGGCGCGCCCCGGAGGCCTGGAGGCCCGTGAGGTCTCGGCCTGGTTCGGCCGGCACCAGGTGCTCGACCGGGTGTCACTGGCCATGCCGGCCGGCCGGGTCACCGCCCTCATCGGTCCTTCGGGCTGCGGCAAGTCGACGTTCCTGCGCATCCTGAACCGCATGCACGAGCTGGTCCCCGACGCCGCCCTGGCCGGGGAGGTGCTCCTGGACGGCGCCGACATCTACCGACCCGACCTGCGGCTCACCGACGCGCGGCGCCGGATCGGGATGGTCTTCCAGAAGCCGAACCCCTTCCCGGCCATGTCCGTCTACGACAACGTCGTGGCCGGACTGAAGCTCACCGGGATCAGGGCCGGCCGTGCCGAGCGGGACCATCTGGTCCAGGAGTGCCTGACCAGGGCCGGACTGTGGGCGGAGGTCCGCGACCGGCTGCGCCAGCCGGGCGGCGCGCTCTCCGGAGGGCAGCAGCAGCGTCTGTGCATCGCCCGCTCGCTGGCGGTCAGGCCCGAGGTGCTGCTCATGGACGAGCCGTGCTCGGCCCTGGACCCGGGCTCCACCCGCCGGATCGAGGAGACGATCCGCGAGCTGGTCCATGAGGTGACCATCGTGATCGTCACCCACAACATGCAGCAGGCCGCGCGCGTCTCGGACCAGTGCGCCTTCTTCCTGGCCAGTCAGGGCGTGCCCGGTGGGATCGTGGAGCACGGCCCCACCCGGGCCATGTTCGACGCGCCGCGCGACCCCCGGACGGCGGACTACGTCGAGGGGCGATTCGGCTGA
- a CDS encoding Ig-like domain-containing protein, whose protein sequence is MSTSPISRRIALVTATVLASGTGMLFAAGAAHADTVLGGMTATPASGADTDGMSFTTDGACPGGTNLLMSVTGQGFPATGTNVVGNSPLSIYQQTASGGYVVPLNNTMNFFAKQAGITALSGEYDFTLSCRNAFGATTFGSYVGKIWFTSPTTYTSTNPTQAATTTTLSVTPASPSTAGSAVTLTAQVSPTAAGNVQFYDGTTALGSPVAVAAGSATLTTSALSVGAHQLTAAFTSTDAAFGNSTSTVTDYTVSPVGAKATTTALAITQGSSAPAGSPVTLNATVTPTTAAGTVTFTDTTTGTAIGSAPLNGGSATLTTSTLPQGDHSITAAFVPTDATAYAASTSAAVPFTVSAPGGNGGGGAGTGTENITTTVAPGALVLSVAGSNVALPPLALNSASTLFATAGPIQTVTVTDTRAGAPGWALSGQVADFSNGTDSINGENLGWAPHLVNKVDGLNVTLGGAVAPANAVAAGDTGALGLKSSRTLASATGLGTAQLGADLSLVAPTSTKAGTYTGVLTLTVM, encoded by the coding sequence GTGTCGACCTCTCCGATCTCCCGGCGCATCGCGCTGGTCACGGCTACCGTGCTGGCCTCCGGCACCGGCATGCTGTTCGCCGCCGGCGCCGCGCACGCCGACACCGTCCTCGGCGGCATGACGGCCACCCCGGCCTCCGGCGCCGACACCGACGGCATGAGCTTCACCACCGACGGCGCCTGCCCCGGCGGCACCAACCTGCTGATGTCCGTCACCGGCCAGGGCTTCCCCGCCACCGGCACCAACGTCGTCGGCAACTCCCCGCTGTCGATCTACCAGCAGACCGCCTCCGGCGGCTACGTGGTGCCGCTGAACAACACCATGAACTTCTTCGCCAAGCAGGCCGGCATCACCGCCCTGTCCGGCGAGTACGACTTCACCCTCAGCTGCCGCAACGCCTTCGGCGCCACGACCTTCGGCAGCTACGTGGGCAAGATCTGGTTCACCAGCCCCACCACGTACACCTCCACCAACCCGACCCAGGCCGCCACCACGACGACGCTCTCGGTCACCCCGGCCAGCCCGTCCACCGCGGGCTCGGCGGTCACCCTGACCGCGCAGGTCTCCCCGACCGCCGCGGGCAACGTCCAGTTCTACGACGGCACCACGGCGCTGGGCAGCCCGGTGGCGGTCGCCGCCGGCTCCGCGACGCTCACCACCTCGGCGCTCAGCGTCGGCGCCCACCAGCTGACCGCAGCGTTCACCTCCACGGACGCGGCGTTCGGCAACTCCACCTCCACCGTCACCGACTACACGGTGAGCCCGGTCGGCGCGAAGGCCACCACGACCGCGCTGGCCATCACCCAGGGCTCCTCGGCCCCGGCCGGCTCCCCGGTCACGCTGAACGCGACGGTCACCCCGACCACCGCCGCCGGCACCGTCACCTTCACCGACACCACCACCGGCACCGCGATCGGCAGCGCCCCGCTCAACGGCGGCTCCGCCACGCTGACCACCAGCACGCTGCCGCAGGGCGACCACTCGATCACGGCCGCCTTCGTGCCCACCGACGCCACCGCCTACGCGGCCTCCACCTCGGCGGCCGTCCCGTTCACCGTCAGCGCGCCCGGCGGCAACGGCGGCGGCGGTGCGGGCACCGGCACCGAGAACATCACCACCACCGTCGCCCCCGGCGCGCTGGTGCTGAGCGTGGCGGGCAGCAACGTCGCGCTGCCGCCGCTGGCGCTCAACTCGGCCAGCACGCTGTTCGCCACGGCGGGCCCGATCCAGACCGTCACGGTCACCGACACCCGCGCGGGCGCGCCCGGCTGGGCGCTCAGCGGCCAGGTGGCGGACTTCTCCAACGGCACCGACTCGATCAACGGCGAGAACCTCGGTTGGGCTCCGCACCTGGTGAACAAGGTCGACGGCCTCAACGTCACCCTCGGCGGCGCGGTGGCCCCGGCCAACGCCGTCGCCGCGGGCGACACCGGCGCGCTCGGCCTGAAGTCCTCCCGGACGCTGGCCTCCGCGACCGGCCTGGGCACCGCCCAGCTCGGCGCCGACCTCTCCCTGGTCGCGCCGACCTCCACCAAGGCGGGCACCTACACCGGGGTCCTCACGCTGACCGTGATGTGA
- a CDS encoding maleylpyruvate isomerase family mycothiol-dependent enzyme, translating into MTEHLHFPTLLRMIDERSAAFRAAVAAAPSLDADVPTCPGWTLYDLANHLSEGDRFWAHIVLNTVPGDERPSKDGQAAPREREALIAWLADSTEQLLAALREAGPDRGCWAWWEPLASPHTVAAVARRRVPESMIHTYDAQLAAGDPQELPRTEAVGAIEEFLATVCTNTALWPHEPATMDYHAAGAGSWRQTVDAAGSRYARLTAAEAAGSKPTAAVHGTASEMALLMYMRIPNASLRLEGDADLLQQLQDWD; encoded by the coding sequence GTGACTGAGCATCTCCACTTCCCCACCCTGCTGCGGATGATCGACGAGCGGTCCGCCGCGTTCCGCGCCGCCGTCGCCGCGGCCCCCAGCCTCGACGCCGACGTCCCGACCTGCCCGGGCTGGACGCTGTACGACCTGGCGAACCACCTCAGCGAGGGGGACCGCTTCTGGGCCCACATCGTGCTGAACACCGTGCCGGGCGACGAGCGTCCGAGCAAGGACGGGCAGGCGGCCCCCAGGGAGCGCGAGGCCCTCATCGCCTGGCTGGCCGACTCGACGGAGCAGCTGCTCGCCGCTCTGCGCGAGGCCGGCCCGGACCGGGGCTGCTGGGCCTGGTGGGAGCCGCTGGCCTCGCCGCACACCGTGGCCGCCGTGGCCCGCCGCCGGGTCCCGGAGTCGATGATCCACACCTACGACGCCCAGCTGGCCGCCGGTGACCCGCAGGAGCTGCCGAGGACCGAGGCGGTCGGCGCCATCGAGGAGTTCCTCGCCACCGTCTGCACCAACACGGCCCTGTGGCCGCACGAGCCCGCCACCATGGACTACCACGCGGCCGGGGCCGGCTCCTGGCGCCAGACGGTGGACGCCGCCGGCTCCCGCTACGCCCGGCTCACCGCGGCGGAGGCCGCCGGGAGCAAGCCCACCGCCGCCGTCCACGGCACCGCGAGCGAGATGGCCCTGCTCATGTACATGCGCATCCCGAACGCCTCGCTGCGGCTGGAGGGCGACGCCGACCTGCTCCAGCAGCTGCAGGACTGGGACTGA
- a CDS encoding N-acetylglucosamine kinase, protein MGVTTFMTAGQSDPDPGQDEEVGNPIGAGTVGAVGAELVAGVLAIDAGNSKTDVALVTATGSVLGRARGGGFRPYEVSVDASIDQLAQLVAAAAAEAGLDIRGGQGPLVTHVSACLANADLPVEERILQQAIAARGWSRTTVVANDTFALLRAGTDAPRGVAVVCGAGINCVGLLPDGRTARFPALGQITGDWGGGGGISLEVMWASTRAEDGRGAPTALAVAVAEHFGLVSASAVAEAVHLGEIADGRLHELVPVLFRCAEEGDRLAVELVERQAEEIATLATVALRRLDLLDAPADVVLGGGVLAARQPLLMDAVLGRLARSAPLATPQVVTTPPVVGAALLGLDHLAAAELGGGPAAQQRLRAAFGVTA, encoded by the coding sequence AGCTGGTCGCCGGGGTGCTGGCGATCGACGCGGGCAACAGCAAGACGGACGTGGCCCTGGTGACCGCGACCGGGTCCGTGCTCGGCCGCGCGCGCGGCGGTGGCTTCCGGCCCTACGAGGTCAGCGTGGACGCCTCGATCGACCAGCTGGCCCAGCTGGTCGCGGCGGCCGCGGCGGAGGCCGGGCTGGACATCCGCGGCGGCCAGGGACCGTTGGTGACGCACGTCTCCGCGTGCCTGGCCAACGCGGACCTGCCGGTCGAGGAGCGCATCCTGCAACAGGCGATCGCCGCGCGCGGCTGGTCGCGCACGACCGTCGTCGCCAACGACACCTTCGCCCTGCTGCGCGCCGGAACGGACGCCCCGCGCGGCGTCGCCGTGGTCTGCGGCGCGGGGATCAACTGCGTCGGGCTGCTGCCGGACGGCCGCACCGCGCGGTTCCCCGCGCTCGGCCAGATCACCGGCGACTGGGGCGGCGGCGGGGGCATCTCACTGGAGGTCATGTGGGCCTCCACCCGTGCGGAGGACGGCCGCGGCGCGCCCACCGCGCTGGCGGTCGCGGTCGCCGAGCACTTCGGCCTGGTCAGCGCGAGCGCGGTGGCGGAGGCGGTGCACCTGGGCGAGATCGCCGACGGTCGGCTGCACGAGCTCGTGCCGGTCCTGTTCCGCTGCGCGGAGGAGGGCGACCGTCTGGCGGTGGAGCTGGTGGAACGCCAGGCGGAGGAGATCGCCACCCTCGCCACGGTGGCCCTGCGCCGGCTGGACCTGCTGGACGCCCCCGCCGACGTGGTCCTGGGCGGCGGAGTCCTGGCGGCACGTCAGCCCCTGCTGATGGACGCAGTGCTGGGCCGGCTCGCCCGCTCGGCCCCGCTGGCGACCCCCCAGGTCGTCACCACCCCACCGGTCGTGGGCGCGGCCCTGCTGGGCCTCGACCACCTGGCCGCGGCGGAACTGGGCGGCGGCCCTGCCGCCCAACAACGTCTGCGCGCGGCCTTCGGCGTGACGGCGTAG
- a CDS encoding MarR family winged helix-turn-helix transcriptional regulator: MPDADADALAFSALVLALAGELVQGIHQRVVDAGFDDLRPTHGFAFVRISHGGATTADLAEHLGVTKQAAAQLVDELVRKGYVERTPHPTDARARLLRLTERGWACTRAADAAAVAAVEPWRATLGPERFAALVRDLAALRPKGPIRPAW, from the coding sequence ATGCCCGATGCCGATGCCGACGCCCTCGCCTTCTCCGCCCTCGTCCTCGCCCTCGCGGGCGAGCTCGTCCAGGGCATCCACCAGCGCGTGGTGGACGCCGGCTTCGACGACCTGCGACCGACCCACGGCTTCGCCTTCGTGCGGATCTCCCACGGCGGGGCCACCACCGCCGACCTCGCCGAGCACCTGGGGGTGACCAAGCAGGCCGCCGCCCAGCTCGTCGACGAGCTGGTCCGCAAGGGCTACGTCGAGCGCACACCGCATCCCACCGACGCGCGGGCCAGGCTGCTGCGTCTCACCGAGCGCGGCTGGGCCTGCACGCGGGCGGCGGACGCCGCCGCCGTCGCCGCGGTCGAGCCGTGGCGCGCCACGCTGGGGCCGGAGCGGTTCGCCGCCCTGGTCCGCGACCTCGCCGCGCTCCGACCCAAGGGGCCGATCCGGCCCGCATGGTGA
- a CDS encoding sortase, which translates to MTVVTPPWPPPPPPAPSVPPAGPSLLKPPPAPAAPAPKRRRLDAACVYGAVLVIISALIFGLLLDIGPVGDVRHARDRETAYADLRSALAQGTVPVGQTGPDGRLLPLGVPVALLTVPELGLREVVREGTTSGVLENGPGHRRDTPMPGQAGTSVVMARESGFGGPFGTLDQLRPDETFTLITGQGTQVFRVLDVRRAGDPVPSPLAAGKARLVLVTADGPAFAPDGVLQVDADLVGAVRPAPARPLVASQLDQSELPMHGDVSAWVPLVLWGEALLLAAVALTLARVRWGRWQAWTPGVPVLGALGLIVADQVVRLLPNLI; encoded by the coding sequence ATGACCGTGGTCACCCCTCCCTGGCCGCCTCCGCCGCCGCCCGCCCCCTCGGTTCCCCCGGCCGGGCCGTCGCTGCTGAAGCCCCCGCCCGCGCCGGCCGCCCCGGCGCCGAAGCGGCGGCGTCTCGACGCCGCATGCGTGTACGGCGCGGTCCTGGTGATCATCTCCGCGCTCATCTTCGGCCTGCTGCTCGACATCGGCCCGGTCGGGGACGTGCGCCACGCCCGGGACCGTGAGACCGCCTACGCGGACCTGCGGTCGGCCCTCGCCCAGGGCACCGTGCCGGTCGGGCAGACGGGACCGGACGGCAGACTGCTCCCGCTCGGCGTGCCGGTCGCCCTGCTCACCGTCCCGGAGCTGGGGCTGCGTGAGGTCGTGCGCGAGGGCACGACCTCCGGGGTGCTGGAGAACGGGCCCGGCCACCGCCGGGACACGCCCATGCCGGGACAGGCAGGGACGAGTGTGGTGATGGCGCGGGAGTCCGGCTTCGGCGGCCCCTTCGGGACGCTCGACCAGCTCCGGCCGGACGAGACCTTCACCCTGATCACCGGTCAGGGCACCCAGGTCTTCCGGGTGCTGGACGTGCGCCGCGCCGGCGATCCGGTGCCGTCGCCGCTCGCCGCGGGCAAGGCCCGCCTGGTACTGGTCACCGCCGACGGTCCCGCGTTCGCGCCGGACGGGGTGCTCCAGGTCGACGCGGACCTGGTCGGCGCGGTCCGTCCGGCGCCCGCCAGGCCCCTGGTCGCCTCCCAGCTGGACCAGTCCGAACTGCCGATGCACGGCGACGTCTCCGCCTGGGTGCCGCTCGTGCTGTGGGGCGAGGCGCTGCTGCTGGCCGCCGTCGCGCTGACCCTGGCCCGGGTCCGCTGGGGCCGCTGGCAGGCGTGGACGCCGGGCGTACCGGTCCTCGGGGCGCTGGGGCTGATCGTCGCCGACCAGGTCGTCAGGCTGCTGCCCAACCTCATCTGA